The following proteins come from a genomic window of Nicotiana tomentosiformis chromosome 12, ASM39032v3, whole genome shotgun sequence:
- the LOC104086193 gene encoding feruloyl CoA ortho-hydroxylase F6H1-3-like codes for MPTTVSVLSNITDFVVNEGHGVKGLSEMGLQTLPKQYIQPLEERITPTTVILDDQIPVIDMSNWDNDTKLIGEKICNAAEKWGFFQIINHDISLDVLESVKEATYRFFRQPAEEKNKHSKENSSTNNVRYGTSFTPKAEKALEWKDYLSLFYVSDEEAAALWPSALREEALDFLRNSEIVIKKLLEALMKGLNVKEIDETKESVLMGSKRINVNYYPKCPNPELTVGVGRHSDVSTLTILLQDNIGGLYVKKLDSETWVHVPPIDGALVINIGDALQIMSNGRYKSIEHRVMANGSNNRISVPIFVNPKPSDVIGPLAEVLENGEEPIYKQLLYSDYVKHFFRKAHDGKDTVDFAKIK; via the exons ATGCCTACTACAGTCTCAGTTCTTTCAAACATCACAGACTTTGTAGTAAATGAAGGGCATGGAGTAAAAGGTCTTTCAGAAATGGGACTTCAAACATTACCTAAGCAATATATTCAGCCACTCGAAGAACGAATTACTCCTACCACTGTAATTCTTGATGATCAAATTCCAGTCATTGACATGTCCAATTGGGATAATGACACAAAATTAATTGGTGAAAAAATTTGTAATGCAGCTGAGAAATGGGGTTTTTTTCAAATTATAAATCATGATATTTCCCTTGATGTTCTTGAGTCTGTTAAGGAAGCGACTTATAGATTTTTCAGACAACCAGCAGAGGAGAAAAATAAGCATTCAAAGGAAAATTCATCGACTAACAACGTGAGATATGGAACTAGTTTTACTCCAAAAGCAGAAAAGGCTTTGGAGTGGAAAGATTATTTGAGCCTTTTTTATGTTTCAGATGAAGAAGCTGCTGCTCTTTGGCCTTCTGCTCTCAG GGAGGAAGCTTTGGACTTCTTGAGAAATTCTGAAATTGTGATCAAGAAGCTGTTGGAGGCACTTATGAAAGGACTAAACGTAAAAGAAATAGACGAAACTAAAGAAtcagttctaatgggttcaaagAGGATTAACGTTAACTACTATCCAAAATGCCCTAATCCCGAATTAACCGTTGGAGTAGGTCGTCACTCTGATGTTTCAACGTTAACAATTCTTCTTCAGGATAATATAGGAGGACTTTACGTGAAAAAACTGGACAGTGAAACTTGGGTTCACGTCCCACCAATCGATGGAGCTCTGGTAATTAACATTGGCGATGCTCTTCAAATAATGAGCAATGGACGATACAAAAGTATTGAGCATCGAGTTATGGCTAATGGAAGCAACAATAGGATTTCTGTGCCAATTTTTGTGAACCCTAAGCCTAGTGATGTAATTGGTCCTTTGGCAGAAGTGCTAGAGAATGGAGAGGAACCAATTTACAAACAACTTCTTTACTCAGATTATGTCAAGCATTTCTTTAGGAAAGCTCATGATGGGAAAGACACTGTTGATTTTGCTAAAATCAAATAG